ACATGCTGAAAGAGCAAAAACCATAAGACCTGCTGATACTGCTGCGGCTGCCTTGTTCATCTTCTTCTCCTTAGTAGCTTTTAATGCTGATTTGTACTCAAAAATAAATAGGGTGAAACATTCCCCTAACACTAATCAGCATAACTCTCTTTCAAAACCTTGCCAGTTGAAGCAGACAATTCCGAAGGTTATTGATCCCTTGTGTGATTAAGACAAATGCGCGACGATCGTCACATTGGATACGAGGAAAATCATGAAAACATTTAATCCAGCCATTTTTCGCAGCCAGTTTCCGGCGCTGACCGATGCAGGTGTCTATCTGGATAGCGCCGCTACCACGCTAAAACCGCTCGCCGTCATTGAGGCCACTGAGCAGTTTTATAGCCTGAGCGCCGGGAATGTGCATCGCAGCCAATTTGCTGCTGCACAGCGCCTTACCGAGCGGTATGAAGCGGCCCGCGACAGCGTAGCGGCGCTGCTCAATGCCCCGACGGGAAAAGATATTATCTGGACGCGCGGAACGACCGAAGCGATCAATCTGGTCGCCCAGTGTTACGCCCGCCCTCGCCTGCAACCTGGCGATGAAATTATTGTTAGCGAAGCCGAGCATCACGCAAACTTTGTGCCGTGGTTGATGGTGGCTGAGCAAACGGGCGCTAACGTTATCAAATTGCCGCTAGGCAAAGATTATCTCGCCGACTTAAACCAACTGCCTGCACTTCTTAACGAGCGCACTAAAATCCTGGCATTAGGGCAAATGTCTAATGTCACGGGCGGCTGTCCGGATCTGGCAAAAGCGATTACGCTTGCTCATGCGGCGGGCGCCGTTGTGATGGTCGATGGCGCGCAAGGTGTGGTGCATAGCCCGCCTGATGTACAAGCGCTGGATATCGATTTTTATGCTTTCTCAGCCCATAAACTTTATGGCCCAACCGGCATCGGTGCGCTATATGGTAAAAGTGAATTGCTGGAGGAAATGTCACCGTGGCTGGGCGGCGGCAAGATGATCACTCACGTCTCATTTGAAGGGTTTAAAACGCAGCCGGTGCCGTATCGCTTTGAAGCGGGTACGCCAAACGTTGCGGGTGTGATTGGCCTGAGCGCGGCTCTTGAATGGTTAGAGTCCGTTGATCTGCAAGAAGCTGAATCTTACAGCCGTGGGCTTGCAACGCTTGCCGAAGCAGAGCTGGCAAAACGCCCTGGTTTTCGCAGCTTCCGCTGCCAGGATTCAAGCCTGCTGGCGTTTGATTTCGCCGGCATTCACCATAACGATATGGTCACGCTACTGGCTGAAGCGGGTATTTCATTACGTGCCGGGCAACATTGCGCCCAGCCATTGCTCGCAGCGCTGGGCGTTAGCGGCACATTACGCGCCTCTTTTGCCCCGTATAACACGCAAAACGATGTCGATGCCCTGATCAAAGCTATCGACAGCGCCCTGGAAATTTTGGTGGATTAAATGACAAGTGGATTTTTAGCCGGGCATCCTTTTGGCACCTCAATTACCGCCGACAGCTTGCGAGCGACATTTGCGCCATTACAGCAGTGGGAAGATAAATATCGCCAGCTAATTCTGTTAGGGAAACAGCTTCCGGCTCTGCCTGCAAACTTAAAGCGCGAAGAAATCGAAATTGCGGGCTGCGAGAACCGCGTCTGGTTAGGTCACGAGCGTGACGCCACCAACGGTAAAATGCACTTCTACGGAGACAGCGAAGGGCGCATCGTTCGAGGATTACTTGCAGTGCTATTAACCGCGGTTGAAGGTAAAACGGCGCAACAACTGCTCAGTGAAGATCCTCTCGCCCTGTTTGATGATTTAGGGCTGCGTAATCAGCTAAGTGCTTCACGTAGCAGCGGGCTTGCGGCATTAGCGCAAGCCGTTCGCATTGCGGCTCAAGCCTGATTGCGAGCTGCTTTCGCCATCATTTTCTTTAATACATGGGAAACCGCCACAAAGCCAAAACTGGCGGTGACCATGGTTGCTGCGCCAAAACCCGATGCGCAATCCATTCTTTTTGGGCCT
This genomic window from Buttiauxella gaviniae contains:
- the csdA gene encoding cysteine desulfurase CsdA, which encodes MKTFNPAIFRSQFPALTDAGVYLDSAATTLKPLAVIEATEQFYSLSAGNVHRSQFAAAQRLTERYEAARDSVAALLNAPTGKDIIWTRGTTEAINLVAQCYARPRLQPGDEIIVSEAEHHANFVPWLMVAEQTGANVIKLPLGKDYLADLNQLPALLNERTKILALGQMSNVTGGCPDLAKAITLAHAAGAVVMVDGAQGVVHSPPDVQALDIDFYAFSAHKLYGPTGIGALYGKSELLEEMSPWLGGGKMITHVSFEGFKTQPVPYRFEAGTPNVAGVIGLSAALEWLESVDLQEAESYSRGLATLAEAELAKRPGFRSFRCQDSSLLAFDFAGIHHNDMVTLLAEAGISLRAGQHCAQPLLAALGVSGTLRASFAPYNTQNDVDALIKAIDSALEILVD
- the csdE gene encoding cysteine desulfurase sulfur acceptor subunit CsdE, which codes for MTSGFLAGHPFGTSITADSLRATFAPLQQWEDKYRQLILLGKQLPALPANLKREEIEIAGCENRVWLGHERDATNGKMHFYGDSEGRIVRGLLAVLLTAVEGKTAQQLLSEDPLALFDDLGLRNQLSASRSSGLAALAQAVRIAAQA